A genomic stretch from Desulfotignum balticum DSM 7044 includes:
- a CDS encoding DegT/DnrJ/EryC1/StrS family aminotransferase produces MEFALWPFFSDDEIQAVVNVLRSGKINQWTGNEVAAFEKEFAGYVGTDHAVALANGSLALDMALACLDIGKGDEVIVTPRSFVASAGCVALHGAVPVFVDVDQDSQNITLETISKAVTSKTKAVIAVNLAGWPCDLASIKSFCEKHHLFLIEDCAQAHGAAFKGKKAGSFGDCAIFSFCQDKIMTTGGEGGMLVTNNTDLWQKVWSFKDHGKDYSKAFCQEHEPGFRWLVDSLGTNCRMTEMQAAIGRVMLKKLDGWVEQRRSNADRLAREFENIPGLRITVPGPEIYHSYYKYYVFIKPDDLKDSWNRDTVLAALNSAGVPCNTGSCPEIYLENAFKTGAFRLHGAVTDNKNMYLPVARQLGETSLMFMVHPTLTSESIEYVIDQVRQVMKKAVR; encoded by the coding sequence ATGGAGTTTGCACTATGGCCGTTCTTTTCGGATGACGAGATACAAGCTGTTGTCAATGTGCTCAGATCCGGAAAAATAAACCAATGGACAGGTAATGAAGTTGCGGCGTTTGAAAAGGAATTTGCCGGATACGTCGGCACTGACCATGCCGTGGCCCTTGCCAACGGCAGTCTTGCGCTGGACATGGCCTTGGCGTGTCTGGACATCGGCAAAGGGGACGAGGTGATCGTTACTCCCCGGTCCTTTGTCGCTTCCGCCGGTTGTGTGGCATTGCATGGGGCGGTACCCGTGTTTGTGGATGTGGATCAGGACAGCCAGAACATTACCCTGGAAACCATTTCAAAAGCCGTGACGTCAAAAACAAAGGCCGTGATTGCGGTGAATCTGGCCGGGTGGCCCTGTGATCTGGCATCCATCAAATCTTTTTGTGAGAAGCATCATCTATTTTTGATCGAGGACTGTGCCCAGGCCCATGGAGCTGCTTTTAAAGGGAAAAAAGCCGGCAGTTTCGGGGATTGTGCCATTTTTTCCTTTTGCCAGGATAAAATCATGACCACCGGCGGAGAAGGCGGCATGCTGGTGACAAACAATACGGATCTCTGGCAAAAGGTCTGGAGCTTCAAGGATCATGGCAAAGATTATTCCAAGGCGTTCTGCCAGGAGCATGAACCCGGATTCAGGTGGCTGGTGGACAGCTTGGGCACCAACTGCCGGATGACGGAAATGCAGGCGGCCATCGGCCGGGTAATGCTTAAAAAACTGGATGGATGGGTGGAACAAAGACGGTCAAATGCAGACCGGCTGGCCCGGGAATTTGAAAACATTCCCGGATTGCGGATCACCGTGCCCGGGCCGGAGATCTATCATTCCTATTACAAGTATTATGTGTTCATCAAACCGGATGACCTGAAGGATTCATGGAACCGGGATACTGTGCTTGCTGCATTGAACAGCGCAGGAGTTCCGTGCAATACCGGAAGCTGCCCGGAAATATATCTGGAAAATGCGTTTAAAACAGGTGCATTCCGGCTGCATGGGGCTGTTACAGATAACAAAAACATGTATTTGCCCGTGGCACGACAGCTGGGGGAAACATCGCTCATGTTCATGGTGCACCCCACGTTGACATCCGAATCCATTGAATATGTGATAGACCAGGTAAGACAGGTCATGAAAAAGGCCGTGAGATAA
- a CDS encoding acyltransferase — MTDRFKNWEYPEVIDGQPTKYHWIVQGVGGFSLGYKTDIGAFTYINASEGVVIQDFVQLGSHCSVYSSSTIDGKKGCVTLKKNCRIGTHSTVMPGVTIGENTIIGAHSFVNKDIPDNVLAYGSPIKIIKSLDSE, encoded by the coding sequence ATGACAGACAGGTTTAAAAACTGGGAATATCCGGAAGTAATTGATGGACAGCCCACAAAATACCACTGGATTGTGCAGGGCGTGGGCGGGTTCTCCCTGGGATATAAAACCGATATCGGAGCTTTCACCTATATCAATGCCAGCGAAGGCGTGGTGATTCAAGATTTTGTTCAACTGGGCTCCCATTGCTCAGTGTATTCATCCTCCACCATTGATGGGAAAAAAGGGTGTGTCACATTAAAGAAAAACTGCCGCATCGGTACCCACAGCACTGTCATGCCGGGAGTGACCATTGGTGAAAACACCATCATCGGTGCCCACAGCTTTGTGAACAAAGATATTCCGGACAATGTGCTGGCATATGGCAGCCCGATTAAAATAATTAAATCTTTGGACAGTGAATGA
- a CDS encoding sugar transferase, giving the protein MKRLFDFSVSLVLMAALLPVFAITALLVRLNLGTPVLFKQIRPGLNGRPFEIYKFRSLTHETDATGRLLPDTERFTRFSALLRSSSLDELPELINVLKGDMSLVGPRPLLMQYLDRYDREQARRHDVRPGITGWAQVNGRNAISWEEKFKLDVWYVDHHTFLLDIKILLLTLIQVFKRHGIQETGHVTAREFLGNKK; this is encoded by the coding sequence ATGAAACGACTGTTTGATTTTTCAGTTTCCCTGGTGCTGATGGCAGCCCTGCTGCCGGTGTTTGCGATCACAGCGTTGCTGGTAAGGTTGAACCTGGGAACCCCGGTTTTATTTAAACAGATTCGGCCGGGATTAAACGGCCGGCCGTTTGAAATATACAAGTTCCGGTCCCTGACCCATGAGACGGATGCGACCGGCCGGCTTTTGCCGGATACTGAACGGTTTACCCGGTTCAGTGCTTTGCTTCGCAGTTCCAGCCTGGATGAACTGCCGGAACTGATCAATGTGTTGAAAGGGGACATGAGCCTGGTGGGCCCCCGGCCCCTGTTGATGCAGTATCTGGACCGGTATGACCGTGAACAGGCCCGGCGGCACGATGTCCGGCCAGGCATCACCGGATGGGCCCAGGTGAACGGGCGCAATGCCATCTCCTGGGAAGAAAAATTCAAACTGGATGTGTGGTATGTGGATCATCATACGTTTTTGCTGGACATAAAGATTTTGCTTTTGACCCTGATCCAGGTGTTTAAACGGCACGGGATCCAGGAGACAGGCCATGTGACGGCCAGAGAATTTTTGGGGAACAAAAAATGA